A genomic segment from Nitrospirota bacterium encodes:
- a CDS encoding HD domain-containing protein translates to MNSNVVIAAIAEEVKKRFEGEGSGHDWWHVYRVWKMAQHLGREEKCDMFIVELAALLHDIADHKFHNGDDTVGPRIARQILMEQKLPEDVVNHVCEIIATLSYKGAGVATDMQTVEGKVVQDADRLDAIGAVGIARCFAYGGYKKRPIHVPGEDPVLHQSKDSYFKNTGPSINHFYEKLLLLKDRMNTRIARQMAEERHKYMEDYLDRFYKEWEGEL, encoded by the coding sequence ATGAATAGTAATGTGGTCATCGCAGCTATCGCAGAAGAAGTAAAAAAACGTTTTGAGGGTGAAGGCTCCGGTCATGACTGGTGGCATGTTTACCGTGTCTGGAAGATGGCACAGCATCTGGGACGTGAAGAGAAATGTGATATGTTTATAGTGGAGCTTGCCGCCCTCCTGCATGATATAGCAGACCATAAGTTTCATAATGGTGATGATACGGTAGGGCCAAGAATAGCGAGACAGATCCTGATGGAACAGAAGCTGCCGGAGGATGTTGTGAACCACGTATGCGAAATTATTGCGACACTGTCATACAAAGGCGCAGGTGTGGCGACTGATATGCAAACGGTTGAAGGAAAGGTTGTTCAGGATGCAGACCGTCTTGATGCTATAGGGGCAGTCGGGATAGCCCGATGTTTTGCGTATGGCGGGTATAAAAAACGTCCGATACATGTGCCGGGAGAAGATCCGGTCCTCCATCAGAGCAAGGATTCATACTTCAAGAATACCGGGCCCAGCATTAATCACTTCTATGAGAAGCTGCTTCTCCTGAAAGACCGGATGAATACGAGGATTGCGAGGCAGATGGCGGAAGAACGCCATAAGTACATGGAGGATTATCTTGACCGGTTTTACAAGGAGTGGGAGGGTGAGCTATAG